GCCATGTTTATAAGTTACGTCGTCTcagcaaacattatttttttcttttcttacttaTCCCAAAATGGAACCTTCCTTCCAACAGCTTACTATTTCTGCTTGAGATAAATCTCACTGTGAATTTGTTGTACTTGCATAATAAGTACAGAAAATGCAAACGAGTTTCAGTTTGACAGGTGTAATTGTTTGATTGTCCAGCAGGTGGGTGTATTGTGGGGTCCTAAACACccttcaataacaaaaaaaagtttacattcaAGTTTTAGTACACATTTCAGTGTAGTCAACCACATAATCATCACATTGTTAATAATTCTCTGTCCTGTTCACAACCTAATCCACTGAAATTTCTACCTGACAAAACGTTCTTTGATTTGTATACTGTACGTTCCTCTAGTTCCTAAAAGCTACTTGAAACCAGGACAGCATCCAGACAACTCTTGAAGGATTACAATGAATCAGCTGCAACCCACCCCATTCACCCACAACTCTGTGTGAAAATGTGTCTCTTACTCCCTATCCTGAAACTATCTACTCAGCTTTCAAATGTTTCTTGTGGTCCTGGTTTCCGTACTTAAAAATGTACCTTGACAACTCAattactgtctgtgttttctttctgtaaagttaaGTGTTTTCATGTTGCTACAAATAGACAATAGTTGCCAATAGTAAATTAGTTGTTTATGTTAAAATAGCTGATATTAAATCATTTCACAGTTTGTAAAGACCACaccaaaatatttgtattttaaattatacataCAAACATTATCGATAAATCACATTCTCCATTTACaaccaatctctctctctctctctctctctctctctctctctctatatatatatatatatatatatatatatatatatatatatatatatatatatatatatatatatatatatatatatacacacacacacacaaacacacactttttcaTGTAGCATTTAATTCTGTGTGCTTCTGAGcacaaaaagttttattttgcagggttaatgaacacactgtacaaaaacaaatcatgcaATGCTTTAGGCTTCCTGTAACTCTTTAACAGTGTAAGGCTGACATCTTCAGTTCAATCTTATATTTGCACCCAAGAACTGCTATTTAATTGATCAGGGTCTGCAGCAATTGTATGGTTCTGCACTAAGGCCCTGGTAGCACACAGGTAGCTACTCTGGTTGCTGAATGGAATGGTGCCATATTTTAATATAGAGTACAGTATGGACCATTAGACATGAAACTAAGTGTGTTACGCTGGTAATGCAGTGGTCTTCTACTGTATAGGAAATATGTATGAGATATATGACAGTCATATTGCATCCTCTGGTGGACATAgttgaaaatatataatattgtatatttatttaaacaacacatgTGGTTATGCATTTAGCATGGGATAAGTCTTTAACTTTACCCATCACATTTATATAGACTTTCTTTGTATGATCACATACTGAAGCATAATACCAGGCTGAGTAATATGGGTTTAACCACGTTGGCAGAACTACATGATgtctttagaaaacagaaaaactacAGTAGCTGGCCTTCATCTTGTATACAAATTAATACTGCTTGCACGCATGTGCCACAAACgtctgtattattaaaatgtattagttcaaaataaagaaattggTATATGCTTTTTATTACTTAGTTTTTAACATAAatacactttgtttgtttgtttatttatttctcaaattGTCCatgtacaaaaatatacaattccCTTGTAAATAGAACAGACGTCTCTTCAAGGATGCTAATAAATCACCAGCAAACTTAACTTGGCCAAAGATATTTTATTACACCAAGAGACCGAATTCAGTTTTTATACTGAACTGGTATTATATTAATTACGGTAACACTACACGTATTTCCTTTAATTTGCCtttcaaaatcacaaaacaaattgATACAgaactattgttttatttttagtccaTTTACATGTAGTATCCCgatataacaaaatattttaaagttctATACGATACTGAAAATtacgtaacccccccccccccccccccccccccccccccccaaaaaaaaattttttaaaaataggagtTAAGGGCCAAGGTTAAAGGTACGCTATGACAGCTAAgccacatttctttctttctttctttctttttttaaatacccctTGTTTCTGAGCATCGAAACACAAACAAGGAATATAGTAAAGAGATACGACATTAAAACAGATACATAGAATATATAGATATGGACTTTTTTAAAATCGAATCTATCTTGGCAACAAAATTACTACGGTTTATGTTTGCAAACATGCCCTTTAAATACATGGCATTGcgattttaaatgtttatcacgCCTGAAATGTGGAAGTTGCCTGCCAAAACCCGGAAGAAATCATACCCTAAACAAAAGGGGCGTAAGTTCATATTCCTCTGATGTTTTGATAGTTTCTGTTTCCTGGTTTGGTAATGCATTAACGTTACAGTAAACTCAGGACACGGGTTTTTAATACAGTCAAATAACAAGCAGCCGGTCAGATTTTATTCGGTAGCGTCGTGAATAtagcttacttaaaaaaaaaaattataataatgtgcTTTTGAAGACCAAGTTTAGAGTAAACGGTACAACTCGTTACAATGGATAAGATAACTAAAGGTTTGTTTATGTAACGCATTTCGATAAACATGTTATAGAAAATAATACCTATACTGTTGGGCATTAgcgaatgtttttatttatttatttatttatttatttattttgtacttggtTATAATGTCACCAGCAGTGTTTGAAGTTGTGGGTTTatgaagcaataaaaaaaaaaaaaatacaaaaaaaattgacCTCAGCCATTTACGGATCAGATCAGCTCGTTTTACCCTTTCAAAAGGTGGCAGCCCTAGTCGCTCGATATATTTCGTATCAAACATCCTGTTGGGTCTTTCCCATATTACTGAACGATGTATTTGTAAAAGTATTAAATTGATCATCATTTGAATTTATTCCCACAATTCTACAACTGCCACACTAAATTATTTAAACTGCGAAACCTTTTCTTTTGGCAATTTCATAATTGTTGCAGAGGGATCCCATGTCTTACATGTAAATTCTGGGGATGTTGATAGGATTAGCTTTTTCAGGAAACGACactgaatttgtatttaaacatatttatttaattatttatttttaaatgcatctgtatgtttataatgtgttttctGCTGATAGATATTGGGGACATTCAATCCAGACTGCTGGATCACAGACCAGTGGTACAAGGAGAGATACGTTTCTTTGTGAGGGAATTTGAAGTAAGTCTTGTGCATATAATGATCACTGTAAAGCATTCTTGTGTGTGTTCGATTGTTAACATctatttttgcagtttataataGCATAATCCTTTGCAGCCGTCCTTAACTGTAGGTAATTGACCGCCTTTTTTTCGGTGCTTTTGGCTTAGTACACTTAATTTTAATTGTTATCAACAGGTAATGACTGCTGTGTCAGACAATAATGGTGAAATACAAGCACCTGCCTCTAAGGGCTATCGACAGTATCTTAAAGTCACAATAGGAGTGTTTGACTATATTTGGAAACAATACATTTCTTGGTTCTGAAAGTTTTAATGATGCTGTTTTTGTGGCTGTTATTTCTTCCCACAGGAGAAGAGGGGTTTGCGAGAGAAAAGATTACTTGAAAACCTTAACAACATGATCATAGGTGCAAATGACCAAACCATTCCAAAGTGTACTGAGGCAATGCAGCATAGACTTTTTGCGGCTCTTACAAGATGTAAGTATACAGAAATCACAGGGCATGATAAACTATTCTTACCTACTATTAGCAgtatatctttttgttttttgaagaggTAGGCACAGGTAGGAGTTTTGGAACTGTTCACCCGTTGATAAAAGTACCTGGGTATCCTGTTTGGGTAAGTTCAAGCTCAGATATCCCAGCATTGAATTAGCGGTTTCATTACAATCCCAATTGGGTTTCATAGtggataataatagtaattacagTAAACATTACTTATAATTACAATGTGGATAATATGAGCAGGAGATCTATCCAGTAATGCTACAGAACAGAATCATTttcaaaaaatacaatacaaaactatgtaactaatatattttgtaacttttcttcTAGTGGAGGCTGCGAACCATATGGCACAAAGAATCCACCTGAGGGAGCAAGAAGCAGAACAGGTAATCCTTCATGCTGCAATTCTTATAGAAGAACTATATGTCCAGATTCAGACcagaagaaaaaatattattgactagttattgaaatacaaaaagatatataacTTTAATGTAATCATCTTTACGAATGGGTCGTTTCAAATGACATTTAGAACAGAAATATAGTATTTTTATCCATCGCAAAAAGTAAGAACagggaaataatgttttatattaaaattacttCAGTGAGATAAATAATTAAGATTTTAACATTATGCATTACTTGGCAGTTAGCCTATATATTTGCAAAGCAGTTTCCAGTGTGTTGTGGATATAACCAGCAAACAATTCTCAATATGTAACTCTTTGGGGAGAGAGTAGGGGTTCCACACAAATTGAGTTGAGAGAGTTCAGCATGTCAGTAACCCTCCTTTGCTAAACCACAATGATGAAGGCAAATGTGTCCTTAGTAATTTGTGTGTATGGGGAATTTCATAGGTATTAAGTTTATATTCAAAACCTTAGAACTTATTCACAGATTTTGctacatgttattttaaaatggcaaTTCTGAACTGTAATGCCATATTTTAGTTTAATGAAGGCAAAAATAAATTGATATAAATTGTGTAATGTCAGATGTGACGTTACAGTATTATAATATTTTGAATCTCTTCAAATTATAATTACCAGCAAATTAGTAAGTTTTTACTATGCTTACTTGTGTAATAATAAAATTATGTAAAcccacaatacaaataaaataacacctgggataccttttttcccccccacaagATTTATGGTTGATATGgtttatttctaatttaagtCTAACGCAGGGATGGACTTATTTGTTACTGAAATCTTGATGTCTTACTTGATACATCAGCTACCTCTTCAGACCTATAAACCCAGTCTAATTctcacaggagaaaaaaaataaggacATTAACAACTCCTGTGAGAATAACACTGTTGAACTGTACCCTCTAAGGAAGCTGTGTAAATcacagatgttaaaaaaaaaaaaaactacttttttttttttttttttctgcaaactgCCATTGTAAATTGCAATGTGTTGCGTATTAGCAGTGAAACATTGGTTGATATGCCGTAGATGTTTCATTATTTTGGGGATATTTCAGGGTCCTGTAATTTACTCACAGACCACAGGTTTGGAACCTCCTCCATATGGTACTAGATTTAGATGAACCCTGCACAGTATGGGTGTGCCTGCTCACACGGTGAACCGTGATGTTTTTCATGACGATACGATTATCGATACAATGAcccctttatctgtttttttgttttgttttttgtgtataatttTGACTGCTAACATAAACATGAGCATGCATTAATGTGTGTCTACACAGATAATTAGAGCCTCACCTTCCATTCACTGTTTTAAGGGTGTTTTTGTCAAGTCCGCTGGCAGCTGAGCGGAGGCGGTTATTAATGTTGGTAATCTCATAAGGCCTGCTCATACTAGTTTAAAATACAGCGTGGATTCGTCTCATGTTCTTGATAAGAGTCGTGCTGTGTATAAAATGTGTAAGGCTCAAATTTGCAGGGCTCCACCCTGGGACTAAAATGGTTGCaagtttaaacagtttttttgagGTTAGGCGCATTGGTGCCTGTAACGCAAAAATGCTGCCTCTtcctttaaaagcatgtgtcaatatttatgaatgtgctAGGACGTTGGTCTGTAAGGggaaacaaacacatgttttaataaactgaagtgtgaGAAGTACAGTAAcaaatacactaataataataacaatgtcgtTGAATCAGAACACTGGAGCTGCAGCGTGCTATTTCCCACGTTACACTGTACACAATTAGAGGTGCCgtcaccaattccacacacaacatttgcaaaatatttaaaatataaacatgctaagttcattgcagtcatcagctgcatagattaaccactccgcagaatgaggcaacaaacaagtgagtacagacattaAGTTACTGTTgtagtatcactttagtgtcttgagtttttgtattttaagcagttgaatatggtagaaactaacttgctcctgaagtggcacccAGCAATTGAATATGgcgaactattttttttttggctgggaGCCATTGGCTCCTAAGACAAAAACCTTGTCTGGAGTCCTGAGTtgtatttaaaaggaaaactggaaacaaaaagcaaaacaggctgtgaagcttatttgaccaaaagtgctttaccagtactattgcaaacacttgcacaagcaaatgagacaattgtgtgatttttatgtttcgtgcttaatttactgtatcgtATCGTGACCGTCATATTGCGATACGTATTGTGACCCTCATATCGCGATATGTATTGTGGCCCTCGCATTGCGATATGTGTCGTATCGTGAAGACACTGCCCAGCCCTATTGCATAGGtaatgtacaggtgtaaaaatgGGAACTACAGTACATCcgatttaaaataattatagaaaaCAGGTGATGATCTAATCTATTATATTAAttggtttaaaactaaaatgtttgtacttgtaattaacagtttaagaCTTGCATTACAGACATGAACTTGAACTTGAACATGAATcagtttaacaaataaatattttacagtatagtCATTATATGTATACAGTAAATTCCGCAACCAACCACTTGAGGGactgaataaaataatttcatagaAAGGTGGTCCTTGTTGAAGGAGATATGATGGACCAAAGTAGGCTGGCTGAGAGTGTTCCTAATGGGTAAACTTGTCATCAGGAGGGAGTTCACTTTACACCTGAAACACCAGGCATAACGTATCCTCTGTACCCAtcaaaaaatgtcagtaaactACAATGAGCATATTTGTGATAatgataaatttatttattatcattgttaatcCTGCAAAGACCAATATTCCATGAAATGTGTGTTCACTGACCTGCGTTCCCATAATTTCTCCTGTAGAGTACCAAGCTCCATGCCTGTCAGGAGAGACGCAAGGCTGAATGGGAAGCCTTCATGAAGGAGCAGACTGTTAAGAAAGAAGCTGTAGATGAGGAGCATGCAAAAGCAGTGGGTCGACTGAGCACACACTATTCTGACATGAAGAAAGATTTGACCAAATTTGCACCTTTCTGAATGTTGCTGTtgcttatgttttaaattaaaaaaaaaaaaaaaaaactgtgtgaagaagtgtagTTTCCATTTGTTATACTTGGCTTAAGAATGCAGTAAAATTACAAATAGTTCTGATTGTATAGAACCCATTGAAAGCTTTCTGAGTGAAAGACATGTTGGCAAATACACACTTCTCACCTACAGTtagcaaatatttaaaaccaaCAATGCTTTGAAGAAGCACATATTTACCTACAAGATAACAAATTATAATACTGGCAATAGTTGTTTAACAGCATAAATTAAGTCTTAGTGATAGC
This Polyodon spathula isolate WHYD16114869_AA chromosome 3, ASM1765450v1, whole genome shotgun sequence DNA region includes the following protein-coding sequences:
- the bloc1s5 gene encoding biogenesis of lysosome-related organelles complex 1 subunit 5; protein product: MDKITKDIGDIQSRLLDHRPVVQGEIRFFVREFEEKRGLREKRLLENLNNMIIGANDQTIPKCTEAMQHRLFAALTRLEAANHMAQRIHLREQEAEQSTKLHACQERRKAEWEAFMKEQTVKKEAVDEEHAKAVGRLSTHYSDMKKDLTKFAPF